The Sylvia atricapilla isolate bSylAtr1 chromosome 14, bSylAtr1.pri, whole genome shotgun sequence genome includes the window TGGTTGCTTCTTCACAAAAACTAACTCCAGCACCAGGagtatttctttgaaaggaCACTGTCCCTTAATGCCAGATGGAAGACCAACACCAGGGAGATGACTGATGCAATGTCCCAAAAAACGATGGCAGAACTGCACAAAGTTCAAAGAGCCTCCTGGTTCACCAACAAAATTTCGCATCAATGGCAAGGAAACTAAAGGCACGCATGGCAAGTCACTTGATAGCTGTAATATCACAGGGAACAACACCAAGCAAGAATACTGAGAACTGCTGGAGGTCCTGAGAGTATCCCACAAGAGCAGCACTACAGGGTGGGTGCTTTCTCAAGGATTTCTATTGGAATCCTCTACCACTCTAAGGCATGGGAAATGAGATCTCCACAGCTAACCAGACATTCTCCACAAGTTCCTCCACAGTGACACACACTGTGTTCTACCcaacagcttcattttcctggGACAACACTCCTCCCCACTCAAATTCACCCTCCAAATCACATAGGCCCAGGCCCTATTTAGTGCCACATGCAGGATCACTGCCGAAATATCCAACCTAATCCCACAGAATTCTGCATGAGAACATGCTCTCCACTCCCAAGACATCCATTCTGAGAAATACATTAGAGGCCACCCTCCATCTGTGCTTGCTGCCAACTGCTCAAACCATGCTGGAAGAAGCAAGAACGAAATGAGAGCAGACTGTGGTCTAATCTGGGAGTTATACAATATTTCAGGTTGGAAGGAAAGCCACAAGGATTGTTAAATCCAACTCCCAACCTAGACACATTTGGTCAATCCAAGATGAAGACACCACAACTAAAGAGGCAGAAAGGTTCAGCTGTCTCTCAGACTCATCTCCTTCAGCAAGAAGCCACTTACCTGTAGCATCACTGCttgcttcttcagaaaagaaatattctcagAGCAGCAAACTGCTTCTAACACTAGCAGAGACTATTGGGTACAACAGATAGAAAATATTGATGTGCATTCTAGAAAAGCCTTGGAATCAGTGGGCAAAGCTCAGCACACTTCTATCATGAGGGAGGGGCACACTGGAGCTAAGGAAAGACATTGTCTCAACATCAGCGTCAGCTCAGGAGCATGGAAAAGTCATCCTACACACTGATAGAAAATTACCCAAATGTTTGCAACCAGAAAGCTGCCAAAACTCAGTATTTCGTATTGTCTGGTATTACCAACACATTGCTAACatgagagacagaaaagcaagaCTGTGAGAGCTTGGtaagaagggagaagaaacacaaataatCCAGCTCCACTGTATTGAAATGCAGGAAGAGAACACTGGGGCGTAAGGATATGCAAAACTTCTGGAGAAATCCCAGGTATTAGTAATGTCTGTGGAGCCTCTTCTTGATATTTTCTAATAGAATCCTCTGTCTCACATCCTGGGAAACACCAACCCTGCCTGAGCACACATTCTCCAGTCCTTCACCAAAGACACAACTGTTCTGCAGATCATCTCCCTCAGGCAAGAGCCTTCCCTGCTAAAGCTCATCCTCATCACATGCCCAGGCCATACCTTGTGCCACTTGCAGAATCTCTTTCACAATACCACAAAACCTGCTAAAACATTGTCCTTTGCATATCCTCACCTTCCCTTACAACTGGCACAAGGAACATCTCGAGGGATATGAAGCCCCCCACACTCTGGCAGATTCCTCTCATCTGCCTACACATCATGATTTATGCCTTTTCAGCAATCTCTGGTGGAAATACCACAGAACATAAGAACTGACTCCTTAAGAACTTTATGACATAAAGGCATGTCTGTTGTCACCCCAGTCCACATGGAGTTGGCACTTTGAGAGAATGAGAGCAAATGCCAAAGCACAAAGCACCCCATCATATCAGCTGGATGGGAGAATTTGTACCATGGAGAaccacagctgggctgctgtgcagggattTGTGTGTACATCAGACTTCAGAATCAGCCACCTGTGAAAACAGGACATGTAACTTCAACCAAGGGGAAATTTTCAAGTCCCCAACTATGGGAAGTTGGACGCACAGAAATGATATCCACATTAACATGTGCCCTTAAAAATTACCCTGAGGCCAGAGGGACCATCATGGAAAGATCTGTAGCTCTGGAAGCCACTATAGATGCCCACCATTACACAAGGACGGGAGGCTTACGTGCTACTCTCCTAGAAAAAGTTGTCCTAAATAGGAATCAAAAAGTTCATTGGGAATTACCCAGCACTCTGCATGCCACACCCTCTTTACTGACACCTTGTCTGCCTCAGGCAGACAACAGCACAAGGGATGTCTCTGGTGGGAAATATTCATAACCTCAAAGGACATGATGGGCATTAAACTACCATGGAATTAACTCAGCACCCAGAAGGCCTTCAACTCCATACCTTCAGGAGCCCAGGAATGGATCTTGGGAAAGAAACCTGTGCCCATCCTGCATCGTCCTTTCCTCTACTCATCCCCCATTCCCTACTCTGGGACGTGTTCTCCAGACAACAGCATCAGCTCACATTCTTGTCTTCTTATGACACAACCCGTGGTCTTCCCAAGGATTTCCAGTCCCCACACACTGTGAGGTCACACTTCATATTATGACATGGTCAGGGCCTACTCAGCCCCACTGCCGTGTTCACCTCATCTCCTGTGGCtcccccagcctcagctggaaaCATTACATTGGAGAATATTGTTTATAGAGGTGATGTCAGGACAACTCTAAAGGCAATGGCCATTGACAGAACGCTGTGAAAGACCAAcccaaatgctgaaaaatacatcAGTGCAAACAATGATACCTACTGCACAGGAAAATATGGTGTCCAGTATGGATTGTGGGGcgttttttgttgttgttcttgggggatttttgtttgtttctttgtttaagAGGGTTTTCCAGGGGTTTTCAAGCAAATGGCTGGAGAATGCAAATAATAATATAACATGCAAACAGGACAGTGTATGGTCATGCCACCTCACTGGACAATCCAGCTGCAATCCACATCAGAAAGGCACgaccaagaaaagaaaacatacacTTCAGGTCACAATCCTCTGCCTGCACACCTTCTACTGGCAGCtagaataaaaacataattgCAGAAATAACTTAGGAAAAGTGTATAAGAACTTCCCTGCTTCCACAATGACTCTGGTAAGCCAAGAAAATGTGGGAAATTACACCATGAGGAGAGAGAACAGTGAAGTCACAATTGTCATCTTGCATCACCTCCCTGATGGAGGAGAGTCAAACAAGAGTACTGAGTTCTTCATAGGAAACCACATTAAATACCAGCATGATCAGCAGTCAGCAACAGTGACAGCACAGTGAATAGTACCTATGGCACTGTCTCATGACATGGTGCACGTCTCCCCAGGGACTTTCAGTGCCATTAGACACATCTCACTCCTCCAGGTCAACCTTAATACCAGGAAATGGCCAGGGCCTCCACAATGCCACAGCCACATTCACCTCTGCAACCTGTCACTGCCCCCCTTCACCTCCACAGGGctcactgcagcttctgcacACTACTGCCAGCAATGAGAGCACCATCAAAAACATACAGATGGTGTCATATAGACCATGCCCAGCGCTCTACTCCTTCTAAAGGTGATGTCAGAATAACTCCAAATGACGATGGCAATGACTCCGTGTTGTGATAGAACAACTCAATCATTAACAAGCACTCCAACATAAAAGATTGTATTTTTTCTATAGGAGAATTTATATTCCAAGCTTTCTGATTAGCGGTTTTGGTGCTTGCTTGGCTGGGTGAGGGTATTCTTTGTTAGAAAATTTCCAGGGCTTTTGAAAGGACGTGGCACCTGATACAAATATTCCAAGAATATCACAACAAGCCAGTGTAGGTCACGCCAATTCTCTAGCCAGGAATGCAAGTCTACAGCCATTCCTTCAATGACAGCACAAAGCCCCCATACAGCTGATGTTATAtatgctgtgctcagcagactCCCTGTAGTTGACCCTTcatcttttctgctgcttcagctaTTCTGGGTGGAAATCGTAATCACCTGCAAGTTCTGTCACTCTCCTGAAATGCTGGACATCTATTTGTAGACACAGTTACCAGGAGATTTCTATTGATAACAAGCATTGATTTCATGATCCCATGGAAAGAAACAACTCCTGATGAACACAGCAGTGTAAATGATATTGTCCTTAGAGGtacatttgtgtattttaagaGACTGTTTCTGGATAATTCACAACTTTGCCATGGGTGATACAAATATTGAAAGAATGTTGTGACAAGCAAGTGTCAATCCCcaggcatgaaaaaaaaaataaaaatacatagaatGATTTTGAGCAAAGAGGGGGTTATGGAAAAAACCAATTCCGTTTTCTTACACTGACCCTGAATTTACAACCCCTGCGTAAAACGATTATAATGCTATGTAGAAAATCCACCACAGAGGGAGAAAGCCTTGAGGCCTCAACTGTAACCTTTCAGCACGTCACTTGAACTGGGTAGGAAAGAGGGCACAGGTTTTGACAATGTTGATACCGGCTCAATCAGCACTCAGCAAAGGCAGTTCAGCGGTCCATGGTGCCTGGGGGATTGTCACCACTACATCCTGCGTGTCTTCACCTCCTTCAGCAAGCGAGGGTTAAAATGTTACACACCAGCAAGGgaaagtgctgtcagcagagctgacacCTCGGTGCACCTATTCTCACAGTCAACAGAGATTTCTTTCTAGGGCATAGCAAACATACGAGAGAACAACCCTCACTCAAAGCAACAAACTCAGCCACGGTCCGTAAATTTGCTGCAGAATCCCGGAAGACATTTCCCCAGCTCACTAACAGCTGGGGAGCTCCGGAAAGTACCCTCCGGCAGATAAAAAGGTGCCGTTACGATTCTAAAGATTCAGCCAACATTCCACTGTCCTCAGGCCCTATTTAGTGCCACACGCAGGATCACTGCCAAAATATCCAACATTGCTGATCCTCAGAAACATGCTCTCTCTGTAAACTCACTCTGCATATGATCTGGGCCCTTGTGCTTCCTCATCTTCTTTCATGATCACCACAAATGATATACAGTCTAAAATTATCTGACAGGCTTTTCCCAGCTACACGACCTTCAGCATAAatgctttcctccttttcagcaAGAGTAGGCAAAAATGCCAAAGGACTGGACGTTATAGCTcataaatattctgtgattgGAGCTGTGGCAGTTCTGATCCCAGTCcacacaaatttatttcttcaagaGAACACAGCAAGTGCCAAAGCACAAGAGCACCCACAGTGTCAACCAAGTGGGACAACGTGTACCACATGAACTGGGATAATCAGGCAGGTTTCAGGGTCTTCCTGCAAATATCAGAACCATCCACATGTGACATCAGGACACACCATCTCTACTGAGACCAACTGAGCAGTGCACAAGTAAAGGAAGTTGAGCACATAAAGATTATAAATCCTTGTAAATCCCACCTGAGGAGGAGCAAGAAACCATCACAGCAAAATCTACATCTCTGGACACTACTGTGGAAGCCCACAACTACACGAGGACAGCAAGTTTAGGTGTTCCCCTCCCACAACACCTTGAACCTGAACAAGTTGTTCCATCAGACAACACTCAGCACTCTCCATCTCACCACCTCTTACCAACACAGGGCCTACATcaggcaggaagcagcagaagacaCAGTCCCTGGTGGAGAGACTCCGAACTGCAAAGGACATTGAGGACATTTCTGTATCACACTCTCACCTCATTATCAGGAAGGCCTCCCACTCCAGACCCTTAGGACCAAGGAAAGCATCCTCAGCAAGAACACTCCCTTCCCATCCTGTCTCACCCTTTCCTCTAAAACTCCTTCCCTCCCCTACCCTGAGATCTGTTCTAAAGACAAATATATAACCTCATGATATTTTCTTATAACATGATCTATGGTCTGCCCAAGGATTTTGAGTTTCCCACACAAGCCTTTCTGCTGCTCATGGTCACCCCTCCCATCAGAAAAGGGCCAGGCCCTACTCGGTACAAGAGATCacagtttcctttccttccacaaGGTTCCACATGACCATTGCTTATCCTTGCCAGCAATGACACACCAGAAAAATCCACGGACGGTATCATCAACACCGTGTATGGCAGatgttctgctgctgacaccTCATCTTTTGCACTGCTTCTCTATGGGAATGCTATTTTCGAAGGTAATGCTGGAACCTCTAAACAGCAGTGGCACTGATTTTGTCCTCCCAGGGAAGAACCAATACTGTGCGGAGGACAGTAACACATGCTACTGCCTGTGTACCAGGATAATATTTAAGAATTGGTGGGGAAAGGAGATTCTTTGATGTTGGGGGCTATTTGTTTCTTCATTACAGAAGGGAAGATTTACACTTTTAAAGCTCTCTTAGAGTCTTGATCACTAATGTGACAATTGTTGCGAATTTCGAGAGAACATCAAAAAAGGACAGTGTACTTTACACTCGGTCTCTGGTCAGGAACACAAATCCTCAGGAAagtgggcagcaggaaaacaaatcactttCCATCTTGAAACACATACCTTGGCTCGTCGCCTTGAATACATTACACACTCTTCTCCCTGTGTACTTTATAGTACTAACCAGAACAGCATGATACTTGCAAAAAGatcatagaaaaataattggaaatCTTTACCAAAACTACCCTATTTTCTATATGAGTCGCAGAGTAGATCGATAATAGGGAACTATTGTCCTTGAACATCCACTTTTCACCTTGCATCAGACCTTCACACATGATTATAATTAAACAAGAGCAGGGCAGTTTTCAATGAAAAGACAAACAACAGCACAACCAACAGTCAGCAAGGGCACTGAGGTGGTACACAGTGCCTGCGGGTCTGTCACCGCCACAGCCCGGCTGTCTTCAACTCCTTCACCCAGCTCCGGTGGAAATGCTAcacatcagcagcagaaacCCCTTCTTGTCTGCAAATCTCACACCTCCGGGCACTGCTTGTCGCACGGGACAGTGATTTAATAACAGAGCAGAACAACTCACATTCAGAGCTCAAACCCTCAGCTGCCTACATTAACTGCTCGAAGGGGCTATCATATTTACATTCTGGACCGTAATCTGAAAGACCCGGGGGCCGCGGAAAGGACACGGGGACAGATGCGAAGGTGTCTTTGGCGTCTTTAAGCACCCGCTAAATACCGAACGTCCCTAAGCCGTGGGAACTGAGCCCGGCTTCCAACAGCAACTACCCGGAGGGCGGATGagaaagagcaaagaaatgaaCGAGGGAAGCACCACTGACCGTGCCGAGGAGGGCGGAGGGCTCCGGCTGCGTGTCCTTGggcgcggcgccgggcggcggcggagggaaGTTGGGGCTGAAAACCATGAGGTCGCTCTTGGCCGCGCCGTCCGCCACGCACAGGCTGCGGCTGTGGCGCTGCGAGTACGACCAGCTGTCCACTTCGCTGGCGCACACCAGCGTCGTGGGCCCGGGCCCCGAGAGCACGGCCGCCCGCGGCGCCCAGCGCGACGCCCCGTACAGCACCAcggccagcaggaacaggctggacaCGGCGCAGATGGCCACCACCAGCCACACGTTGGTGGCCGCGCCGGCCGCCCCGGCACCCGCGTccgcgcccggcgccgcccgcgaCGACGACGACGACGACGATCCCGCGGCCGCGGCCAGCGCCGCCTCGGCCGCCTCCACCAGCGACACGCTGAGCGTGGCCGTGGCCGAGCGCGCCGGCTCGCCGTGGTCGCGCACGACGATGAGCAGCCGGTGGCGAGGCCCGTCCGCCTCGTCCAGCGCCCGCGCCGTGCTCACCTCGCCGCTGTAGAGCCCGACGCGGAAGGGGCCCTTGCCCCGCGGCTCCCACAGCTCGTAGCGCAGCCACGCGTTGTAGCCCGAGTCGGCGTCCACGGCGCGGATCTTGGCCACCACCTGCCCCGCCGGCGCCCCCCACGCCGCCCACGCCCACAGCGTGTCCGACGCCGACACCGAGCCCCCCGCCGCctgcgccgcccgcgccgcctcggccgccgcgccgcccgcctcCGGCGCCGAGCCCGCGGGCGGCAGCAGcgccggcgcgttgtcgttctcGTCCAGCACGAAGAGCTGCACCGTGGCGTTGCCGCACAGCGGCGGCTCCCCCGCGTCCACCGCGCGCACCTCgaactgcagcacctgcagctcctcgtaGTCCAGCGGCTGCAGCGCCCACAGACGCCCGCTCTCCGCGTCCACCGACACGTAGCTCGACGCCGGCCGCcacccgccgcccgccgcccccgacCACGACGACCACGACGACGacgcggccgccgcgccgccctccCACACCGAGTAGCTGACGCGCCCGTTGCCCGCCTCGTCCGGGTCCCGCGCCCACAGCCGCGCcagctccgcgcccgccgcgttGTTCTCCCGCGCCAGCACCGTGTACACGGCCTGCGCGAAcgccggcgcgttgtcgttcacgtccGACACCGGCACCCGCAGCCCGCGGCTGGCGCGCAGCGCCGGCGCCCCGCCGTCCTCCGCACGCACCTCCACCTCGTAC containing:
- the LOC136367683 gene encoding LOW QUALITY PROTEIN: protocadherin alpha-2-like (The sequence of the model RefSeq protein was modified relative to this genomic sequence to represent the inferred CDS: inserted 2 bases in 1 codon); the protein is MGERCRAALRVLVLQAAWALAGGQVRYSVPEEAEAGTVVGRLAQDLGLEAGEAEARRLRLVAQGRRASVEVSGASGALLVSSRLDREELCGKSAPCALRLEVLVERPLRVFHVELEVTDINDNAPIFPAARKTLSIAEWTTLPGFRFPLDGASDADIGANAQLSYTLSPSEYFSLDLQKSNGENXLNRKLVLTKSLDRETIPVHRLVLTASDGGRPSLTGTMELVISVLDTNDNAPQFNQSVYTVQLPESAAVGTLVMRVNATDADEGSNSEVTYAVTNFIPPSGRDVISVNPKTGEIHLTGALDFEDVSVFNFRIEARDHGTPPLSGHCKVVLEVLDVNDNAPEVRVTSLSVPVSEDAAVGTVVALLSVSDRDSGANGRVRCWVWPASPFGLEATFAGSYSLVLREALDRERVSEYEVEVRAEDGGAPALRASRGLRVPVSDVNDNAPAFAQAVYTVLARENNAAGAELARLWARDPDEAGNGRVSYSVWEGGAAAASSSWSSWSGAAGGGWRPASSYVSVDAESGRLWALQPLDYEELQVLQFEVRAVDAGEPPLCGNATVQLFVLDENDNAPALLPPAGSAPEAGGAAAEAARAAQAAGGSVSASDTLWAWAAWGAPAGQVVAKIRAVDADSGYNAWLRYELWEPRGKGPFRVGLYSGEVSTARALDEADGPRHRLLIVVRDHGEPARSATATLSVSLVEAAEAALAAAAGSSSSSSSRAAPGADAGAGAAGAATNVWLVVAICAVSSLFLLAVVLYGASRWAPRAAVLSGPGPTTLVCASEVDSWSYSQRHSRSLCVADGAAKSDLMVFSPNFPPPPPGAAPKDTQPEPSALLGTVSGASLVHFFALSHPPSG